The proteins below come from a single Haladaptatus paucihalophilus DX253 genomic window:
- a CDS encoding aldo/keto reductase, protein MEYETIHGEEIPKVGLGTWRMEGATCRDAVGTALDLGYRHIDTAQAYGNERQVGQAIEHSDVDRDDIFLTTKVWPMHRKRPDIVNSVHESLAQLGTEYVDLLLIHWPNPLASTGEVMRTLSDLQSDGVARHIGVSNFDTGQLETAREEATVDVFTDQVQFHPFNPQAELLDYCQRNDVLLTAYSPLAHGGAMHDHVLTELGTKYDKSPAQVALRWVTQQDGVVTIPKSTSEAHLKQNLEIFDFELTETEMALVARPSRLRTGMSMLRGRLGR, encoded by the coding sequence ATGGAGTACGAGACGATTCACGGGGAGGAGATTCCGAAGGTCGGCCTCGGAACGTGGCGGATGGAGGGCGCGACGTGCCGCGATGCGGTCGGAACCGCGCTCGACCTCGGCTATCGACACATCGACACCGCGCAAGCCTACGGCAACGAGCGGCAGGTCGGGCAAGCCATCGAGCACTCCGACGTCGACCGCGACGACATCTTTCTGACGACGAAGGTGTGGCCGATGCACCGCAAACGTCCCGACATCGTCAACTCCGTCCACGAGAGTTTGGCGCAGTTGGGGACCGAGTACGTGGACTTGCTCCTCATCCACTGGCCGAACCCGCTCGCCTCGACGGGCGAGGTGATGCGGACGCTCTCGGACCTACAGAGCGACGGGGTGGCCCGCCACATCGGCGTGAGCAACTTCGACACGGGGCAGTTGGAGACGGCGCGGGAGGAGGCGACGGTGGACGTGTTCACCGACCAGGTGCAGTTTCACCCGTTCAACCCGCAGGCGGAGTTGCTCGACTACTGCCAGCGAAACGACGTGCTGCTGACGGCCTACAGTCCGCTGGCCCACGGCGGCGCCATGCACGACCACGTTCTCACGGAACTCGGGACGAAGTACGACAAGTCCCCGGCACAGGTCGCACTCCGGTGGGTGACACAGCAGGACGGCGTGGTGACGATTCCGAAATCGACGAGCGAGGCGCACCTGAAACAGAACCTCGAAATCTTCGACTTCGAACTGACCGAGACGGAGATGGCGCTCGTAGCGCGCCCCTCGCGCCTTCGCACGGGAATGTCGATGCTTCGCGGCCGGTTGGGACGGTAA